In Pan paniscus chromosome 1, NHGRI_mPanPan1-v2.0_pri, whole genome shotgun sequence, the DNA window AGCTAATGATTATTATTAACTCTGAACAGGCTTTAGCACAGCGGCCAGCTGGCTTAGGGAGGATGCCTGAATCTCCCACAGTGAGGTTTTCAAAACAAGacctggctaggcacggtggctcacgcctgtaatcacagcactttgggaggccgaggcgggcagatcatgaggtcaagagatcctggccaacatggtgaaaccccatctctactaaaaatacaaaaattagctggatatggtggcacgtgcctgtagtcccagctactcgggaggctgaggcaggagaatcgcttgaacccgggaggcagaggttgcagtgagccaagattctgccactgcactccagcctggcggcagagtgagactccgtcttaaaaaaaaaaaaaacaaaaaaaaccagaccTACAGCAGCCATGCACGGGGGTGGAAGGGTGGGACGATGAGAAAGAAGGGATGGGCCAGTGAGTGCGGAAGGGCAGCCTGCCTTGTGaaagggtggggagagaggaggcCCAGGCTGGCAAGTGGTAACAGCCTACCACTTAAGAGCCAAGAAGGTGAGGCTGGAGGACTTCCCCAGATACAGAGCTGCTCCCATTCCATACCAACCCCAGCCATGATGGGGCTCAGAGGAGGGGTGGTTACAGAAAAGACGGGGGCTTGGGAGGGGTATCTGAACCCAGAAGGGTAATCTCATTTCCATTCAGATTTGGATACAGAAGCCATCTATATTTCTAATGTCCTCAAGGTTGAATCTGAATATAATCAAATTTGGAATATAATCAAATTTGGAATATAATCAAATTTGGAATCAGGACTTAGCTTGATATGAAAATTTGTGCAAATAACacgcaaatttttaaaatctaagcaCCCtgccctggctttttttttaaaaaaaaaaaaaaggcaaaacaggcTGACCACTAGCAGCTTTCCCTAGCCAGGGAGCAAGGACAAAAGGGCAACCATGTGCTTCTCCTCCAAGGCGTTTGCTTCCTTGCTGAGGAGCCAAGTGAATACCCCAGACATGAGCAGAATAAGGGAGGTGCGGGGAACAGAGGATGGCGGAGGAGGGAACACACAAGCAGGAGCCCATGCAGCTGGGAGCCACTGAGATCCCAGCTGGAGGAAGAGTGCCCTGGCACTGAGGACTAATGGCTGTCCAGCTGCTGCCCCAGGATGTGAGGGCAGGTGGTGATGGAGGGAGAAATGGAAAAGGGGGGGAAGGGAAGTCCCTCCACAATCCGGCCTGCCAGGATGAAGGGCTCCTCCTGGTGACCTATTCCCTACACTGCAGTCAGACCAGGCTAAGCAGGAGACCACCAGTGCCCTCCTCTCTGCTCTGTGCCCCTGCCCTCCAGGCCTGCTGGTCAGAAAGGCGACagctggggccccttcctcctgcaGAATATAAATGACTCCCCCTTCCTCCCAGGGCTGGGAATAGACATCAGATGGCACAGCCCACGCAAACTGCCGGCTGTCAGCACGCCTGCCCGCCCGCCCACCAGCCCCCGCACCACCTGGGAGGAGGCAGCACCTCAGGCAGGCTCAGGCTTTACGGCATTGCCTGCTTGCTCTTAGAGCAAGCTGGTGAACTTTGCCTGGCCCTCCTACCCTGCGGCAGGTAGAATGAGCCTCTCAGCACTGGCTGTGATGAGGAAAGAGGAGATGCAGTCCCTGGATCAAAATCACCGCAGGTGAAATTCTCCATGCAGCCCCAGTAACCGTTTCTTCTGAGTTCACACCACACTGGAGAGTTTGAGAGGAGGGAGGACAATGAAAGAGACAGGAACAATACCCCTCTGCACAGCAGGGGCCTCCTTTAGATGCTTGTCCTGGAGATGCAATCTCCCCCAGGAGAGGCATAATGAGTTACGTGGAGAGGACACTTCTGCCCTTGCTGTCCCCATTCTTGTACTATTGAATCAAACCAACCTCCTTACTTCTAAGCTACCCGGAGAGGAGGACCTGAATCTTCAGAAGACCAAGGACATCCACAACACTAACATCTAGGAACACCTGCCCCTGCTCCTGGGAACTGGAGCTCCAGCGCCTACACCCCAGGCTTCCCAGAGTTCCCTGTGAGCTATGTCTACTTGCCTCAGCAGCACTTTCCTGGCTCAGCTGTTGTCAGGCCTTGCCATGATCTAGGGAGATCCTATCTTCTCAACTGAGCCCAGACCACAGCTCAGCAGTCTAGCATCCAGTCCTCACCACCGAGGGCAGCCTGGGGAACTACTTTCAGCTGCAGCAAGGAGGGTGGTGGTCTCTGGAGGGAAGAGAGTCCAGCCTTCATTTGCCAGCTGGCACCAAACTCAGCCCCCTCTTGGACCAAAGAGCTGGGAAGAGATGACAACTGAGGAAAGCTTAGATAACAAGGGAAGACGGGTAACCAgagaaactttgttttctttggatCAGAAAAGCCCTGCCCCACTTCCTTGGCCCTTATGAAAAGCTTCAAAAAAGCTCCCAGAAGCTATGTGCTAAGGCAAGAACCTGAGCCCTAAGAAGGGCAAAGCATGAGATGCCTGGGGCTCCTTTGCCCTGAGAAGTGATTTCGGGGGAGGGAGCGCACGCAGGCCCTGCAGCCCTCAAGCCCGGATCCTGAGGTGGGCTGAAGGAAGATCTTAGCTGGGCTAGGCAGCCCAGCCAGGAGCCTTCGGCTTGGTTAAGCCAATGCCCTCCTGCTTCTCCAAAAGCTTTAAAGTGACTTTAGTGCCTTTACCGTCTTAGAGTCCAGAAGACCCTCACCTGAGTCCCTTCTTTCCACAATCCCTGACCCCCTGTGCCCTGGCACAGGGACCAAATCAGCACAAATTTCTGAAGGGCCTCAAGGGCAGAGCTGTCCCTCCAGGGGAGTAAAGGGAGAGTAAAGAACTACCCCCTGAGTCTGCTAAGTGGTCCACGTGGTCCACAGCTAGGAGAGTGTTCTGAGACATCGACCTGACAGACGCTGTATATTAGAGAAGGAAGGGACTTAGAGATTGTTTAGaaacatttcacagatgaagaaacagtggTCTTAAGACATGGAATGTACCTAAGGTTGTACAACAGAGCCTAAGAGGACCACATCCCATAGATAAGACCCATGGGCTCTCTCCACTACATCACACTGCTTTCttaaaagtaacccaaatatccATGGATGCCATTCATAACGTACAGGAACCCAATTTTTCATCAGGCACACAAGCAAGAAATGACCACCAGCACATCACTATCACCACCCAAAACTCTGTCTCTCATCAAGTAGAGGCTTCAGGATCAGGCTCTCCATCACCTTCCACTCATACCCAGTACATCTCCCCATTTTGACCCACTGAATTATTCCTCAACAATAGCAGCTTTGGTTTCTGCAGTCCCTGGACCAGCCAAGAAGTGCGAAAACCTGACCACTTCTTAAATAGATCCCTTATAGATCACCAAAGGAACCATGATGTTCAAGGCAAGTGTCCCACCTAGATTCAGAGTTCGCAGGAACtcacatttccattttcttcctcgGCAAGTAGGATCTGGAAATCTGGTGCATGATCACCAGGGCTGGATAGACGGGCAGTGCCAGGCACAGGTACCAGGCTGCACCTTTGATCTGGGCCTGGAACCATACTGAGTACATGCCCAGAAGCACCGTTACTGTAGCCATCAGGTAGACCACCAGTCCACACGTCAGATGGTAGAGCTTGAGGCGAGCCACCCTTGAGACCCTGGCTGCCCGGGGACAAAGGAGGCAGAGCCCACACAGTGCCTGGACAGCAGTGGCCAGCAGTGTCAGGGCTCCCACCCAGCTGTGCCAGGACACCAGATGAGGCAGCTCACTGCGGGTCCTGCTGGAGATGATGAAGCCCAGGCCCAGAGCTGCACAGAGGATGGCTAGGGTCTGCCCTGCCCAGTGGAGCCGGATCCGTGCTTTTCGGGAGCAGAAGAAGAACAGGGAGTGTTCAGGTGAGAAGAGTAGGATGGCTTCAGCCATGCAGAGGCAGAACTGTGAACATAGGAGAGAGCCAGTAAGCCTCATGTCTGGCTTCGAGGCCTGAGAAAAAGGAGGTGCTCTCATACATCCTAACAAAGAGGACAAAGGGTAAGGGTTAAATAAGTTCAATCAGGACCACCAGCCTCACAGCTCAACATTTCTGGGAACATTTGGGAATCAGCACTTGAGTGCACGTCTCCTCATTCAGGTTGACATCTCCCCATCCCAACCTCTACAATGACTCCCATTTCTTGACCAGTGGAGCAGCAAATGTTAAACTTCTTCCTGAACGTTGGGGACAAGTCGGGAGATGACCGGATAACACCTCTCCCCCCTTCTCCTTTCCGGCCCCAATGGAGAAAGAAATTATCTTCCATGCCCTCCCGCCCTTTTCAACCATCTGACAACTGCCTATGGCCCAGCCCTCCAGGTTTCCCAATCCCATAGGCTGCAGGGAAAGATGAGCCCTAGATGTTTCCTCCACCTGTCTTAGCCTTAGAAAGGCTGAGCTTTCTGAAAGCTGGGTGCTTCCCTGGGAGAATGAGGTGAGGCATACCCAAACAAATCAGATAGAAGCCTAAACTCACCGCCAAGGCCATGAATACAGGGTGCCAGGAGAAAAGACCTAAGAATCAAAGAGAACAGGCTGAGGGCTTGGTACCATTGTTCCTGCCCCTGTAGCTAGGTGGAACCCAAAGAATCTACCCACAGGAGAAAAGTACCATCCCCAATCCTAATCGGGCACAGGAACTAAGGACAAAGTGGAGCAGCCAAGGAGCCCCAGGGTGGGCAACCAAGAGGGCCTCCTTATCCACACACATACAACAGTTTGGCCCGGGTTCCCCGTTCAGCACCTCTCAGCTGGCAGCCCAGTCCTCtgcccctttttttgttttttggttttttttttggttgttgttgtttttttttttttttttgatacggagtctcgctctgtcgcacagggtggagtgcagtggcgcaatctcggctcactgcagcctccacctcccgggttcaagcgattctcctccctcagcctcccaagtagctggaactacaggcgcgcgccatcacgcctggctaatttttgtattcttagtagagacggggtttcaccatgttggccaggctggtctcgaactcctgacctcaagtgatccacccgcgtcggcctcccaaagtgctgggatttcaggcatgacccaccgcgcccggcctccttcaCTTCTATCCTCCATCAGGGGACCTGTTTCTGAGGAAGTAGTTCGGTCTGTTCAATCGTCTGCCCTTCCCCCACAGCACCCAAAACCCCATTATTCCAGGATCCCTGGGGCCCCGCCCCACCAGGCCCTCAAAATCCCTCCACTGTTTCTGTCTCCCCTTTACTGCTGGGGTCCCTCCTCCAAGTCTCCCGGGGCTCCCAAGCGCTGCCCCTCCAGCATCTCCACTCCGCCCCCTTCCGCAACCCCGCCCCGCACACTCACTGGTTCCTGGCCGGGACAGCGCTGTCAGAAAGATGGTGAAGCCCAAAGCTACCAGGTGCGCCAAGATCCCACTGCCTCTCCGCAGCCAGCGGGTCAGTCTCGGCTCCCCAGCTGGAGCGGGAACCAGACCTACCTCCAGGGGCTGCATGGCCGTGGCCCGCGGGCCCGTACACTCCAGCTGCCCGAACACGTCTTCCGGGTTTGCGATCGCGGAGGCGGTGGCGGCTGCAGGAGAGGCTCCTCCCCGGGGACGCCGCCGGCAGTGCGGCGGAGTGGCCCACAGCGCCCTCTGGGGGCTGGGGGGGAAACGCGAGTGCCCCGGAGAGGCCCGCTCCCGCGAGAGCCCGGAGGCAGAAGGGGACCGAACAGTTCCCAGCCCACCTTCAtttgtatctgtgtgtctgtctacaAGGGCCTAAATCCCAAGCAGCCTGTGGAAATTACTTTTGTGGCAAACGATTTCAGTGAAACCCCAAATCACACACTTGGTACGCTGAACCAAGAGTGTGAAACAAGTGTTTGGAGCCGATTTCTAGTAGTACTGGATTTCCCTGGCTGTGCACTGTCTCCTGTCACCTCATTTTGTCTTGTTCAGGGAACAAGCTTCCTCCATGCCTAAGAGCAAGGAGAATAGGAAATAGGAAAGGACATCGCCAAAATATAGTGCCTTCAACCTGGTGGACCAATGGAGGGAAATGCAAGTCTCCTCTCGCATCTGCACGGGAGTGGTCCCCAGCGAGATAAATGGAATAACTAGGGCACTCCCAGCCCTGCCGCCTCCTCAACAGCTGCTCAGCCCTGAGGAGCCAGGTGATCCTGAAGGACCAAGGCCTCCCACACTCCTGTGGCCTCCCACACCACCAGTTCTGCAAGTGATGATGCCTTTTCCCTTCCTGCCTCCAAAAAAGGGGTGGTTCAACCCAAGAAGGCCTCCCTGGGAAAGGTTCTACCCCTTCCTTAAAGGCAAACCCACAGGCAGGGAAGGAAGGCTGTCCAATAGAAAACAGGAACATCCCAACAGCAATGACCAACCCAGCTCAAGCTCCCTAAGTGGCTGAGAAAATGAGGCTGCAGGAACAGCTGAAGAAAAGCAGACAATAATTCAGGGAGGGATGGATGCCTAGGGTTGCTGAAGGACCAGAAAAGGGTCACAAGCCAATTCCCAGACCCTCAGGGCAAGGATCCTAGAAAGAGCCAGAAGTGCAGCTCCCCCTCTCGAGTTTCTCTTCCCAATGGGACCACAGTCGTCTCTGGTGTCAAGACTCAGGAAGCCTTACTCATTCAGAGCCACACGCCTCATCATCCTGTCTGGAAAGACTACCCCAGTGACACAAACATTTTTCACACTATTGAAAATGACaagatgacaataataataataatgagcatAAGAGACTTTTGCAGGCAAGCTATGGGAGCTGGAGTCTGGCTGCCtatcatctcagcctcccagggtagGGCTGGGGACAGTAAGGAcactcattttgttatttttttccttccttttctatgtttctgtttttatattttcatagcaGCAACAGAACAGGGAGACAGTCTTGAGGTATTTTAAagagctttttttcttaaaaaaaataatataaagttataaaaagCGGCAGCAGCCTGGGGCCCGGATCTGGAGGGGAGGAGGTGCTGGCGGCTCCGTTGCAGTGGGCAGGCACTTTCTCGTTAATGGGCTTTTGACTGCAGGAAGACAAGAGGCGAGAGAAAGGGTCAGGGTGGGGGCCTACCAGCTGTCCTACCCAGTGAACTGTGTGCACTACAGAGGCTAAAGCTTGATTTCCTTCTGCTGGCCTGGTGAGTAAAACTGAGCAAGGGGGAAGATGAATGCCAGCTCACCAGGGGCAGCCTGGGTAGTGAAGCTGGAGAACACACAGGGTTTATGATCAGGCCCACATCTAACCCAGGAGAGCAC includes these proteins:
- the LOC100970458 gene encoding probable transmembrane reductase CYB561D1 isoform X4, with translation MALAFCLCMAEAILLFSPEHSLFFFCSRKARIRLHWAGQTLAILCAALGLGFIISSRTRSELPHLVSWHSWVGALTLLATAVQALCGLCLLCPRAARVSRVARLKLYHLTCGLVVYLMATVTVLLGMYSVWFQAQIKGAAWYLCLALPVYPALVIMHQISRSYLPRKKMEM
- the LOC100970458 gene encoding probable transmembrane reductase CYB561D1 isoform X3, producing the protein MRAPPFSQASKPDMRLTGSLLCSQFCLCMAEAILLFSPEHSLFFFCSRKARIRLHWAGQTLAILCAALGLGFIISSRTRSELPHLVSWHSWVGALTLLATAVQALCGLCLLCPRAARVSRVARLKLYHLTCGLVVYLMATVTVLLGMYSVWFQAQIKGAAWYLCLALPVYPALVIMHQISRSYLPRKKMEM
- the LOC100970458 gene encoding uncharacterized protein LOC100970458 isoform X5, with protein sequence MQPLEVGLVPAPAGEPRLTRWLRRGSGILAHLVALGFTIFLTALSRPGTKTGPLMEDRSEGGRARWVMPEIPALWEADAGGSLEVFSPGTLYSWPWRSASAWLKPSYSSHLNTPCSSSAPEKHGSGSTGQGRP
- the LOC100970458 gene encoding probable transmembrane reductase CYB561D1 isoform X1, yielding MKVGWELFGPLLPPGSRGSGPLRGTRVSPPAPRGRCGPLRRTAGGVPGEEPLLQPPPPPRSQTRKTCSGSWSVRARGPRPCSPWRSFLLAPCIHGLGGCMRAPPFSQASKPDMRLTGSLLCSQFCLCMAEAILLFSPEHSLFFFCSRKARIRLHWAGQTLAILCAALGLGFIISSRTRSELPHLVSWHSWVGALTLLATAVQALCGLCLLCPRAARVSRVARLKLYHLTCGLVVYLMATVTVLLGMYSVWFQAQIKGAAWYLCLALPVYPALVIMHQISRSYLPRKKMEM
- the LOC100970458 gene encoding uncharacterized protein LOC100970458 isoform X6, encoding MQPLEVGLVPAPAGEPRLTRWLRRGSGILAHLVALGFTIFLTALSRPGTKTGPLMEDRSEGGRARWVMPEIPALWEADAGGSLEVFSPGTLYSWPWRMYESTSFFSGLEARHEAYWLSPMFTVLPLHG
- the LOC100970458 gene encoding probable transmembrane reductase CYB561D1 isoform X2; this encodes MQPLEVGLVPAPAGEPRLTRWLRRGSGILAHLVALGFTIFLTALSRPGTSLFSWHPVFMALAFCLCMAEAILLFSPEHSLFFFCSRKARIRLHWAGQTLAILCAALGLGFIISSRTRSELPHLVSWHSWVGALTLLATAVQALCGLCLLCPRAARVSRVARLKLYHLTCGLVVYLMATVTVLLGMYSVWFQAQIKGAAWYLCLALPVYPALVIMHQISRSYLPRKKMEM
- the LOC100970458 gene encoding probable transmembrane reductase CYB561D1 isoform X7, whose protein sequence is MQPLEVGLVPAPAGEPRLTRWLRRGSGILAHLVALGFTIFLTALSRPGTKTGPLMEDRSEGGRARWVMPEIPALWEADAGGSLEFCLCMAEAILLFSPEHSLFFFCSRKARIRLHWAGQTLAILCAALGLGFIISSRTRSELPHLVSWHSWVGALTLLATAVQALCGLCLLCPRAARVSRVARLKLYHLTCGLVVYLMATVTVLLGMYSVWFQAQIKGAAWYLCLALPVYPALVIMHQISRSYLPRKKMEM